The genomic DNA TAAGGACGCTATCGAGCTCCACATACTCATCTGATTCATGTCCCTTGCATCCGCCCGGACCGAAGACAACTGAGGGGATTCCAGAAAGGTTGAGTACACCTGCTTCAGGCCATGCAGACATACCTGTGACTTGGCAATCAATACCCACATCTGAGGTTGCCTTAAGCAAAGACTGTACGATCGCTTCATCCGGCGAAATCTCTGTTGCGACGCGGAAGAAATGCATTTTCGTTTCGATGTGGATTCCCTCTTCAAGGAGATGGTCTGCAATCGCCTGAAATTCTCTTTCAACTTTCTGCTTTGTTTCGCCAGGTAATGTTCTCCTTTCAACAGTCAAAACACACTGGGCAGGGTAGGTCGACCAACCCTCGCCACCGTATATTTGCGATGCGTGTAGAGATGCAGGGCCGAGGAGGGGATGTGGGTGTTCCATTAATTCATCATTCATCCTGATCAGTTCAGCAAGGAGTCTTTGAGTTCTGAAAATCGCATCAATCCCATTAGCGAAATCACTCCCGTGTGCTGCTTTTCCCATCACCTTGAACTCTTGCCACGCGAATCCCTTATGGGCGACCACCACATTGAGACCGACAGGCTCGATAACAATGGCAGCGTCCGCTTCGACCTCCCCCACGAGTTTCTCAATCCCTTTCGCTTCATTCTCCTCGTCGACCGTGCCTGCGAAGATCACTTCCCCCTTGAAGTTGCGATCGAGTGAAATCGATCTCAGAGCTTCGAGCGCCGCAGCCATTCCACCCTTAGTATCGGCCGAGCCCCTCCCATAGAGTCTATTTCCAGTGATTACTGGATTGAATGGAGGGATGACCATTGAATCTACGCCCACCGTATCTAGGTGCGCAACAATGAGCAATTTTCGGCCTTTTTCACTGCCGCGAATCACACCGATTACATTTTTCCTTCCGTCAACAACCTCCTGTGTCCTCGCATTCACACCGATCGATCTTAGGTGCTCGATAATAAAATCAACAATTTCGCTTTCACCTCTATGCCTTGGCGAGAGACATGGATTGACACTATCTATCGAAACCAATTTTTTCAGGAGGTCTACTATCATATCCGCGCGATTCATCGTCGATCACACATCTTTGAAGAGATCAGTCGAGAAGTAACGCATTCCTGTGTCAGGGATGATTGTCACAACGTTCTTACCAACTCCAAGTTCCTCGGCGATCCTGATTGAAGCTGCAACATTCGCCCCTGCAGATATCCCGCAGAGGATCCCTTCTTCCCTCGCCAGCCTCCTTGCCATTTCGATCGCTTCTGTGTCGCTGACGAGCTCAACCCTTGTGATCAACTTCGTGTCTACGATCTCCGGGATGAACCCATCTCCGATCCCTTCGATTCTGTGCGGCCCCTTATTTCCTTTCTTAATGACAGAACATTCCTCGGGCTCCACCGCGACGATATTGGCGTTTATCCCTACTTTTTTAAAATACCTTGCAACACCCATCAATGTCCCACCGGATCCTACTCCAGCGACGAAAGCATCGATATTGCGGCCGATCTGTTCGACGCATTCGGGTCCAGTCGTTGTTTCATGCGCCAAAACATTGTCCATCGAGGTGAATTGACTGGGAACCCAGACACGTGAATCCGATTCTTGAATCTCCCTGACCTTTTTAATGCATTTATCGACGTCTGTTTCCGATCCAGGTGTATAAATAATTTCGGCACCGAGCGCTCTGAGGATTTTTTTCCTTTCATCGCTCATACCCTCTGGCATGACAATCGTTACGCGATATCCCTTCATTGCACCCGCCAGCGCGAAAGCAATTCCAGTATTGCCCGTTGTCGCCTCGACAATTCGGTAGCCTGGTTTGAGCTCACCACGCTTTTCCGCCTCTTCTATCATATATGCAGCAATTCGATCTTTGACGCTACCTGTAGGGCTGAAATATTCGAGCTTCGCATAGATATTTGCAAAACTAGGCGGCACAACTCTGTTCAATTTTATCATCGGCGTATTTCCGCGTAATTCGAGAATGCTACTGACGACCTTCATCAACATCACGATTCCCTGAATATATTTAAAGTGCCAATTCCACCTGAATAGCATCCGATATATTATAAAAAATGTTTGAGAAACCATAACCAAAAAATTGCTCGCTATCTCCTGATTCAGAATTCGAATTTCGAGCCGAAAAACGCGAATTTCGCATACGACATCGATGATACGTCGCGAAAGTGTTAAAGATAGCAATATTAATTAACCTCGGCAAAGTTCCTGACTCAGGAAAACAAATTCCGCTCGCAGAAGGAGGTTCTTTGCTTGAAAAAAAAGATAATCGTGAAGCTCGATAAGTGCATTGGGTGCAGGTCTTGCGAAATTGCGTGCGCGCGCGAACATTCTCCTTCGAGGAGTGGTGAGCGAATCACTGCTGATACCAAGAAAGCGCTCTCGCGAATTTCGATTAGGACGGGATTGGCAAACCCCACCGACGCCCCTGAAATGAGACCAAAGAAGGGGAAGCCGAAAACAGAAATCGTAACAGGAAAAGCGTATCCTATTAGGTGCAGGCACTGTGACGATCCAAAATGTGTCGAAGCATGCATGTCCGGTGCTTTGATCAAGAATGAAGAGGGCACTGTGATTCACGATCCCGATAAATGTGTGGGATGCTGGATGTGCATCATGGCGTGCCCGTACGGAGCTATCAAAAGAGATTTAGATAACAAAATCATAGTAAAATGTGACTTATGCCCGCAAAGAGATACACCAGCTTGCGTCGAGGCATGCAAGACAGGCGCGATTGTTTGTATTTTAGGCGAAAGATTAGAGCGGGAGAATGAGAGCATCGCAGAGGGGTCTGGTTGAAATGAACCTGGACGCTCAGTACAAATATGTGATTATAGGGAACAGCGCCGCAGGCATCGGATGTGTTGAAGGAATTAGGAAGGTCGACAAGGAGGGGAGCATCGCGATTATCTCCGATGAAAAGATGCATACGTATTCTCGTTGCTTAACGTCCTACTACATCGCAGGCGTCGTCGATGATGAAAAGATTCTGTTCCGCCCAAAAGACTATTATGCGAAGAAAAAGGTCACTCCGATACTCGGAAGGAAGGTCGTCAAGATTTTTCCCAATGACAACCACGTCGTACTCGATGATGGGGCGAGAATTGGTTATTCATCGCTCATGATCGCCACAGGCGCCTCCCCTGTCATATACGACATCCCAGGTAATAACAAACAGGGAGTTTTTGTTTTAAGAACATACGAAGACGCGAGGCGCATCTCTGAGGCTGCCGTGCCTGGTAAAAGGGCGGTAGTAATGGGTGGTGGCCTTGTAGGTCTCAAGGCAGCAGATGCACTCCACGCTAAGGGTGTTGAAGTTTGGGTTATTGTGACATCGCCTCAAATCATGTCGCAGACGATGGATAGAGAAGGTGCGGAAATCCTGAGAAAACAGTTGGAAGAAAATGGCATAAAAGTTATGACAGAAACAAATGTTGAGGAAATCATCGGCAACAAGAAGGTTGAGGCGGTTCGGCTATCCACAGGACAAACATTAACATGTGATATCGTGATCTTCGCAAAAGGCGTTCGACCGAATATCGGTCTGGCCAAAGATGCTGGCATTGAAACGGATTATGGTATTCTTGTCGATACCCACATGAAGACAAATATCCCTAATATCTACGCAGCTGGAGATGTCGCTGAGGCGAAAGACTTTATCACAGGTGAGAGGTACATTCATGCAATCTGGCCTAATGCCGTTGAGCAGGGATGCATTGCTGGAAAAAACATGGCGGGTTGTGATGTTGAATACGCTGGCGGTATCGCGATGAACTCGGTGGACTTATTCGGTCTCGCATCGATCGCAATCGGATTTACGAGGCCCCGTGGGAAAGATCATGGCTATGAAATCATCGGCCGTTCAATTCCAGAGAAGAAATTCTATAGGAAGATCGTTTTAAAAGACGGTGTGATCGTCGGTGCGATTTGCATCGGTGAAGTGGAGGCGGCTGGTGTCTTTGCTGGGCTTATTAAGAGGAGAGCTAACGTTTCGAAGATCAAGGATATTCTGCTGAGGGAAGACTTCGATTATGCGAAGGTTCTTGGAGAAGGATTAATCGAGGACACAAGTGATTTCGCCACCGCTTAAGATAAGAGAGCTGATTCAAATCAACACCAGAAAGGCATTTGCTCAACAGATTTATTTATCCTCAGAGCATCCACAACAAATATGTGGAAAGTTCTCGGCGTCGAGACTACCGTCGTGAAATCTGCAGATGTGTGGAAGAAAAGAATGATCGAATTGTCAAAGAGAAGAAAGAACAGGGAGAAATTTGTCGAATTGCTGGAATCTGCTGAGGTCAATTATTGGTTCGACGCAGCGAAAGAAGTCCACGCGTTCTACATAAAGTTTCCGGAAAATATTGGTCCTGGCGACCTAAAATTCTTCAAAGAGTTCGTTGAAAAAATCCGGTCGAGTCTGAAAGTCCCCATTATTGAAGTCGATGGCATACCACAAGAATATCGCATTGTTCTAACTTCCGAAGAGGAAGAAGACGTTTATCACGGAAGACATTCGGATCAGGAATGATGAGTGCTGTCAACTCTGATATGTTAATTATAGAGTCTTAGCGGTTGATTTAAAAAGCATTTTTAAATTGAGATTCTGAGAAGAAGGATCATTGATGCGATCAATTACTGGCGGATCTCGACAGCGGGGCCATGTTTTTTCATATTCAATTTCACCTTCATTGCGCTGGAGCAACGCTTAGTCGATAGAGTTTGTTAAGTGGTGAGGGAAAAAGATCTTTTCGTCTTTGAATCATCATTTTTTTCTACAATTATTGGTCTTTGACAAGAACTCAGATTTTTGAAATTGTAATGAATCGATACTCGAGATAATTCGGTTGCAAAATTACAAAAAGATCACTAAAAAAATCGAAAAAAAATGATTTACTCGAAGAGCCCAGTTATGATTGCAACTTCAAGTATCACCCTGACCTCAATAGAGATATTAGTGGGAGCTACGAGACTCATAAATATAAAAAATTCAATTACGTGCAAAAACCCGCGGAAGAAAATCTCACGCAACTTATACGTGTGATCAGGATTTGAATTGGGGGTATTGAATGAGCGAAGCAAGGATCATCGAAAGTGTAATGCAAGAACAGCGGCGGTTCCCGCCACAAAAGGAATTCTCTCAAAAAGCGCATATCGGCAGTATTGAAGTTTATAACCAGATGTATAAAGAATCGATTGAGAACCCAGAAGCATTTTGGGAAAAATGGGCGAAAGAAATCGATTGGATAGAACCTTGGACTAAAGTCTTCGAATGGGACGTCGAAAACGTCAGGATTAAATGGTTCAAGGATGCGAAACTCAACGCTTCATATAATTGCCTTGATAGACATGTCAAGACCTGGAGAAAGAATAAGGCCGCAATCATCTGGCAGGGAGAGCCAGAAAATGATGTCAGGGTTTTTACATACCAACAATTATTGACTGAAGTCTGCAAGTTTGCGAACGTTCTCAAGGCGAGGGGGGTCAAAAAAGGGGATCGCGTTGCGATCTATCTTCCGATGATTCCTGAGCTGCCAATCGCAATGCTTGCATGTGCGAGGATCGGTGCCGTGCACAGCGTGATCTTTGGAGGATTCAGTTCCGAATCACTTAAGGATCGGATTAGGGACAGCCGATGTAAAATGCTGATCACAGCTGATGGCACATACAGAGGCGGGAAACTCGTTGCGCTCAAGGCTAACGGCGATCTGGCCATAGCAAAGGAGGACTATGTAGAGAGCGTCATTGTTGTCAAGAGGGCGGGAATTCCTGTGGAGATGAAAGAGGGTCGTGATTTCTGGTGGCACGAACTCATGGAAAACGCCTCATTGGATTGCCCACCAGAAATAATGGATGCGGAGGACCCCCTATTTATTCTCTACACCAGCGGATCGACAGGAAAACCGAAAGGGGTTCTTCACACCACTGGCGGTTACCTTCTGTATGTCCTCTTGACATTCAAGTGGATCTTTGATTACCACGAAGAAGACACTTACTGGTGCACTGCAGATATTGGGTGGATCACTGGACACAGCTATATCGTCTACGGACCCCTTGCGGCAGGCGCGACGACAGTCATGTTTGAAGGCATTCCTACATATCCGCAGGTCGATCGCTACTGGCGAATTATTGAAAAATTCCGTGTGAACATTTTCTATACAGCGCCAACCGCCATCAGAGCATTAATGAGGGAAGGTGATCAATATCCGAAATCGAGAGATTTGTCGAGCTTGCGGTTGCTAGGTTCTGTTGGGGAGGCGATCAACCCTGAAGCTTGGATGTGGTACTACAACGTCATTGGCGGGGGGCAATGTCCAATCGTAGACACTTGGTGGCAGACCGAAACTGGAGGGATTCTCATCACACCACTCCCTGGCGCTACAGTGCTGAAGCCAGGGTGCGCGACAAAGCCGTTCTTCGGAATCGAACCAGCAATCCTACGTGAAGACGGGACTGAAGCCGATATCAATGAGGGAGGTTATCTTGTGATCAAGAGACCATGGCCCGGAATTATGAGGACAGTTTATGGTCAACATGAACGCTTCAAAGAAATCTATTGGTCGCGGTTCCCTGGCGTTTATCTCACAGGCGACGGTGCAAGAAAGGACGAGGATGGTGACATCTGGATTGTGGGAAGAGTCGACGATGTTATCAAGGTATCTGGCCACAGAATAGGGGCGGCAGAAGTTGAGAGTGCCCTCGTCAGCCATAAAGATGTTGCAGAAGCAGCTGTGGTACCGATTCCACATCCGATAAAAGGGGAAGCAATTTTCGCGTTCGTCACGTTAAAAGCAGGGGTAAAGGAGTCGGAAGAGTTGAAAAAGGAGTTGATTTTGCATGTGAGACAACAAGTAGGCCCTATCGCAGCACCAGAAATCATTCAGTTCGCTTCAGCTCTTCCCAAGACCCGCAGCGGTAAGATCATGAGGCGAATTTTGAGAAAAATTGCTGCGGGAACCGTTGAAGATCTCGGTGATACGACGACGCTTGCCGATCCCTCCGTAGTTGAGAAATTGATCGCAGCAAGAAAGGAGCTGGTAAAATGATCGTCTTGATGAGGTTGTTTCCAAGAGAAAAGGATGATGCAGAGAAAATCTGGAAATTCATCGAGGAGAAAATGGCTTATTTACCAAGGAAGAAGGTCAAACCCCTTTTTATGTCAATGCAAACGAGAGCGAGATTCGTCACACTCTTTGTTCAGGCGGATGAACCTGAGAACATCGGCGATCTTCTTGTAGAGGATATCGGTTCATGTGACCGAATTGTAGACACGAAGACCTTTCCGTTGCTTAAATTGGCTTTCTTGCCTACGCCAAAAACGAAGGTAAAGAGAGCAAAGCGGTATAGTATCATGCTCAGAACGAAGCCAAAAGATTATTATGCCGTGTACAAGAGAGTGCTCGAGACGCAGCCAGCCCCGAATGCCTTTATTGCATTTGGAGCCTTTCTCCTTGGAGATTTTGATGTTCTTGCCTCGGTTGTTTCTGAATCGCAGAAAAGTGTAAAAGAATTTGTGACTAGACATTTCGCAGGAATTGAAGGCGTTGAAGAAGTCAAGATTTTCCCGATTAAAAGATCTAGACTTCTCATGCCGTCAGAAGAGTGGCAGATGTTCCAGAGGGCTCTTCTATATGCACCTTCATGGATGACGGATGAGGTCAAAGACACCTATGCATTTGGTTCTTACCTTACTGATGAAGACATTCACCTCAGTGGAGCAATGAGAAGCGAGAGCTAGATCCTTGAAATGCCGAGCACGAAAAGAGATGCCGCCAAGAAGTGAGGTATAACAGAAGAGTCGATACCATCGTCGAGACAAAAGACCTCGGACGCTTGCTCATAGCACGGGGACGCAAATCATCAATTAATGAATATCATCAGGGCACTTATTGACATTCTCTGTCCCGATTCAAATCTTGATTGTTGCTGTTTCATTTAGCTTATTGTTAAAAAGTCACGAATGGAGACCAGATTCACTTACCTTGATATTCGCTATGAAGAGTATGAGGGAACTGAT from Methanomassiliicoccales archaeon includes the following:
- a CDS encoding M20/M25/M40 family metallo-hydrolase — encoded protein: MNRADMIVDLLKKLVSIDSVNPCLSPRHRGESEIVDFIIEHLRSIGVNARTQEVVDGRKNVIGVIRGSEKGRKLLIVAHLDTVGVDSMVIPPFNPVITGNRLYGRGSADTKGGMAAALEALRSISLDRNFKGEVIFAGTVDEENEAKGIEKLVGEVEADAAIVIEPVGLNVVVAHKGFAWQEFKVMGKAAHGSDFANGIDAIFRTQRLLAELIRMNDELMEHPHPLLGPASLHASQIYGGEGWSTYPAQCVLTVERRTLPGETKQKVEREFQAIADHLLEEGIHIETKMHFFRVATEISPDEAIVQSLLKATSDVGIDCQVTGMSAWPEAGVLNLSGIPSVVFGPGGCKGHESDEYVELDSVLKCCEVLEKAIRIFLS
- the cysK gene encoding cysteine synthase A, producing the protein MKVVSSILELRGNTPMIKLNRVVPPSFANIYAKLEYFSPTGSVKDRIAAYMIEEAEKRGELKPGYRIVEATTGNTGIAFALAGAMKGYRVTIVMPEGMSDERKKILRALGAEIIYTPGSETDVDKCIKKVREIQESDSRVWVPSQFTSMDNVLAHETTTGPECVEQIGRNIDAFVAGVGSGGTLMGVARYFKKVGINANIVAVEPEECSVIKKGNKGPHRIEGIGDGFIPEIVDTKLITRVELVSDTEAIEMARRLAREEGILCGISAGANVAASIRIAEELGVGKNVVTIIPDTGMRYFSTDLFKDV
- a CDS encoding 4Fe-4S dicluster domain-containing protein — translated: MKKKIIVKLDKCIGCRSCEIACAREHSPSRSGERITADTKKALSRISIRTGLANPTDAPEMRPKKGKPKTEIVTGKAYPIRCRHCDDPKCVEACMSGALIKNEEGTVIHDPDKCVGCWMCIMACPYGAIKRDLDNKIIVKCDLCPQRDTPACVEACKTGAIVCILGERLERENESIAEGSG
- a CDS encoding FAD-dependent oxidoreductase, whose amino-acid sequence is MRASQRGLVEMNLDAQYKYVIIGNSAAGIGCVEGIRKVDKEGSIAIISDEKMHTYSRCLTSYYIAGVVDDEKILFRPKDYYAKKKVTPILGRKVVKIFPNDNHVVLDDGARIGYSSLMIATGASPVIYDIPGNNKQGVFVLRTYEDARRISEAAVPGKRAVVMGGGLVGLKAADALHAKGVEVWVIVTSPQIMSQTMDREGAEILRKQLEENGIKVMTETNVEEIIGNKKVEAVRLSTGQTLTCDIVIFAKGVRPNIGLAKDAGIETDYGILVDTHMKTNIPNIYAAGDVAEAKDFITGERYIHAIWPNAVEQGCIAGKNMAGCDVEYAGGIAMNSVDLFGLASIAIGFTRPRGKDHGYEIIGRSIPEKKFYRKIVLKDGVIVGAICIGEVEAAGVFAGLIKRRANVSKIKDILLREDFDYAKVLGEGLIEDTSDFATA
- the acs gene encoding acetate--CoA ligase, coding for MSEARIIESVMQEQRRFPPQKEFSQKAHIGSIEVYNQMYKESIENPEAFWEKWAKEIDWIEPWTKVFEWDVENVRIKWFKDAKLNASYNCLDRHVKTWRKNKAAIIWQGEPENDVRVFTYQQLLTEVCKFANVLKARGVKKGDRVAIYLPMIPELPIAMLACARIGAVHSVIFGGFSSESLKDRIRDSRCKMLITADGTYRGGKLVALKANGDLAIAKEDYVESVIVVKRAGIPVEMKEGRDFWWHELMENASLDCPPEIMDAEDPLFILYTSGSTGKPKGVLHTTGGYLLYVLLTFKWIFDYHEEDTYWCTADIGWITGHSYIVYGPLAAGATTVMFEGIPTYPQVDRYWRIIEKFRVNIFYTAPTAIRALMREGDQYPKSRDLSSLRLLGSVGEAINPEAWMWYYNVIGGGQCPIVDTWWQTETGGILITPLPGATVLKPGCATKPFFGIEPAILREDGTEADINEGGYLVIKRPWPGIMRTVYGQHERFKEIYWSRFPGVYLTGDGARKDEDGDIWIVGRVDDVIKVSGHRIGAAEVESALVSHKDVAEAAVVPIPHPIKGEAIFAFVTLKAGVKESEELKKELILHVRQQVGPIAAPEIIQFASALPKTRSGKIMRRILRKIAAGTVEDLGDTTTLADPSVVEKLIAARKELVK